A single genomic interval of Candidatus Rokuibacteriota bacterium harbors:
- a CDS encoding glutaconyl-CoA decarboxylase subunit alpha → MRPYFEKMDALGKPLKPADVAEMAENRDQIAAMLGELGAEVDRVKGAGLPAGKIRERGEMTVWDRIEYLVDPGMFCPLHTLYNPRQTEEGVTGVVDGLARIGGRSGAWIAGQAENQLRVADLAKRLRLPLVWLVNCSGVKLTQQDEVYPGRRGGGTMFFRHAELEQDGIPVVAGIYGTNPAGGGYQSISPTLLFAHKNANMAVGGGGIVSGMSPKGSFDEAGAEQIIAAARRFKEVPPGSVRIHHDSTGFFRAVFDTEAEVLDALKACVAQMPAYDPKFFRVAEPAEPRYPLSDLASIVPLNPKAVYSFEDALARLVDGSEHLEFRPGFGPEVYTGLVKVDGLLVGVIGNRQGLLGMHYPEYTTEYIGIGGKLYRQGLIKMSEFVTQCGRDRVPIIWFQDTTGIDVGDTAEKAELLGLGQSLIYSIEHTELPMMLVVLRKGTAAAHYIMGGPTANNHNAFTLGTPATELNVMHGETAAVASFSRRLVKEKEAGRPLGPVIEQMNALARQYQEQSRPIYCAIRGFVDEVVPFEDLRRYMVTFAGAAYQNPPSICPQHQMLLPRLIRSQVVRGQERPKKAR, encoded by the coding sequence ATGCGCCCGTACTTCGAGAAGATGGATGCGCTCGGCAAGCCGCTCAAGCCGGCCGACGTCGCGGAGATGGCCGAGAACCGCGACCAGATCGCGGCGATGCTCGGGGAGCTCGGCGCCGAGGTGGACCGCGTGAAGGGCGCGGGGCTGCCGGCCGGGAAGATCCGGGAGCGGGGCGAGATGACGGTCTGGGACCGTATCGAGTACCTCGTGGATCCCGGGATGTTCTGTCCTCTGCACACGCTCTACAACCCTCGCCAAACCGAGGAGGGCGTGACCGGCGTCGTCGATGGGCTGGCCCGGATCGGCGGCAGGTCCGGGGCGTGGATCGCCGGCCAGGCCGAGAACCAGCTGCGCGTCGCCGACCTCGCCAAGCGGCTCCGCCTGCCCCTGGTCTGGCTGGTCAACTGCTCCGGTGTGAAGCTGACCCAGCAGGACGAGGTGTACCCCGGCCGCCGGGGCGGCGGCACCATGTTCTTCCGCCACGCCGAGCTCGAGCAGGACGGCATCCCGGTGGTGGCCGGCATCTACGGGACGAACCCGGCCGGCGGGGGCTATCAGAGCATCAGCCCCACCCTCCTCTTCGCCCACAAGAACGCCAACATGGCGGTCGGGGGCGGCGGGATCGTCAGCGGGATGAGCCCCAAGGGCTCCTTCGACGAGGCCGGGGCGGAGCAGATCATCGCCGCCGCCCGCCGCTTCAAGGAGGTTCCCCCGGGCAGCGTCCGCATCCACCACGACTCCACCGGCTTCTTCCGGGCCGTGTTCGACACGGAGGCCGAGGTCCTGGACGCGCTCAAGGCGTGCGTGGCGCAGATGCCCGCGTATGACCCGAAGTTCTTCCGGGTCGCCGAGCCCGCAGAACCCAGGTATCCGCTCTCCGACCTCGCCTCGATCGTCCCCCTCAACCCGAAGGCCGTCTACAGCTTCGAGGACGCGCTGGCCCGCCTCGTCGACGGCAGCGAGCACCTTGAGTTCCGGCCGGGATTCGGCCCCGAGGTCTACACCGGCCTGGTCAAGGTCGACGGCCTCCTGGTCGGCGTGATCGGCAACCGCCAGGGCCTGCTGGGGATGCACTACCCGGAGTACACCACCGAGTACATCGGCATCGGCGGCAAGCTCTACCGCCAGGGCCTGATCAAGATGAGCGAGTTCGTCACGCAGTGCGGGCGGGACCGGGTGCCGATCATCTGGTTCCAGGACACGACCGGGATCGACGTCGGCGACACGGCCGAGAAGGCCGAGCTGCTGGGCCTGGGCCAGTCGCTCATCTATTCCATCGAGCACACGGAGCTGCCCATGATGCTCGTCGTGCTCCGGAAGGGCACGGCCGCGGCGCACTACATCATGGGCGGCCCCACGGCCAACAACCACAACGCCTTCACGCTCGGCACGCCCGCCACCGAGCTCAACGTGATGCACGGGGAGACGGCCGCCGTGGCGTCGTTCTCGCGGCGCCTCGTCAAGGAGAAGGAGGCCGGGCGGCCGCTCGGGCCCGTGATCGAGCAGATGAACGCGCTGGCCCGGCAGTACCAGGAGCAGTCGCGGCCGATCTACTGCGCCATCCGGGGATTCGTGGACGAGGTCGTGCCCTTCGAGGACCTCCGCCGCTACATGGTCACCTTCGCCGGCGCCGCCTACCAGAATCCCCCGTCCATCTGCCCCCAGCACCAGATGCTCTTGCCCCGGCTGATCCGGTCCCAGGTCGTCCGTGGCCAGGAGCGCCCGAAGAAGGCGCGCTGA
- a CDS encoding TIGR03560 family F420-dependent LLM class oxidoreductase: MSTMAMKIGVHVGSMTHSMEDLLRIYRMADEAGLYWVSVSDHLYANPLTTPSTRQVPCFEGISTMAAVAAATRRVRVGSMMICVPFRHPALLAKAVVSIDHLSGGRVELGVGAGWFAEEFEEFGFPFPPVGQRFDMLEEALQILRSMFSDPVTNFQGRHYQVRGAICAPKPLQEHLPIWVGGHGPRRTPRVAARYADGFNTPYLDPPDCRARLEELDRACEQIGRDPRTLQRTVNVHFLMGADADAIARGRERYAAMPDSHRRGALLGGTQEAIDRIGQYRAVGAQGLNIAFRPPVDWDAYQCFLEDVAPVFAGERRAARPASATEEEKP; encoded by the coding sequence ATGTCGACGATGGCGATGAAGATCGGCGTTCACGTCGGGTCCATGACCCACTCCATGGAGGATCTGCTCCGCATCTACCGCATGGCCGATGAGGCCGGGCTCTACTGGGTGTCCGTCTCCGACCACCTGTACGCCAACCCGCTCACCACCCCCTCGACGCGGCAGGTCCCATGCTTCGAGGGCATCTCCACCATGGCGGCGGTCGCCGCGGCGACCCGGCGCGTCCGGGTGGGCTCGATGATGATCTGCGTGCCGTTCCGCCATCCCGCGCTGCTGGCCAAGGCGGTGGTGAGCATCGACCACCTCTCGGGCGGGCGGGTGGAGCTGGGCGTGGGCGCGGGGTGGTTCGCCGAGGAGTTCGAGGAGTTCGGCTTCCCCTTCCCGCCCGTCGGGCAGCGCTTCGACATGCTGGAGGAGGCGCTGCAGATCCTCCGCTCCATGTTCAGCGACCCCGTCACGAACTTCCAGGGCCGGCACTACCAGGTCCGGGGCGCCATCTGCGCGCCCAAGCCGCTCCAGGAGCACCTGCCCATCTGGGTCGGCGGGCACGGCCCCAGGCGCACGCCGCGCGTGGCCGCCCGGTACGCCGACGGCTTCAACACGCCGTACCTGGATCCGCCCGACTGCAGGGCGCGTCTGGAGGAGCTGGACCGCGCCTGCGAGCAGATCGGGCGCGACCCGAGGACGCTCCAGCGTACCGTCAACGTGCACTTCCTGATGGGCGCCGATGCCGACGCCATCGCGCGCGGTCGCGAGCGCTACGCCGCGATGCCCGACTCGCACCGGCGCGGGGCGCTGCTCGGGGGCACGCAGGAGGCCATCGACCGCATCGGCCAGTACCGCGCGGTGGGCGCCCAGGGCCTGAACATCGCGTTCCGGCCCCCGGTCGACTGGGACGCCTACCAGTGCTTCCTGGAGGACGTGGCGCCCGTGTTTGCCGGGGAGCGCCGGGCGGCGCGACCGGCGAGCGCGACGGAGGAGGAGAAGCCATGA
- a CDS encoding methylmalonyl-CoA mutase, producing MTTPEDDARTRWLADLGEVSPAATHAGLPLDPCYFPAALTPEYGERLGVPGAFPLTRGIYPGMFRNRLWTIRQYSGFGTPEETNARYRFLLEHGQTGLSVAFDLPTQMGLDSDDPRAQGEVGRVGVAIDTVDDLAAVFESIPLDRISVSFTINATAAILLAMYVVVAQERGLAPRRLTGTVQNDILKEYVARGTWNFPVRPALRMIADSIEFASRELPRFNPISIAGAHFRDAGGTAVQEAAFTLADAIAYVEHVTRRGLAVDAFAPRLSFYFYTHSDLFEEVAKYRAMRRLWARLMRDRFGARDPRAWHFRFGVVCGGSTLTQQEPLNNVVRVAYQALASVLGGAQTIFTCAWDEAIAIPTEASALLALRTQQILAQETNVPAVVDPLGGAYFLEDLTDRMEAAVAAKLEAIEREGGMVAAVEAGRVQQEIADSAYRWQRAVEAGDRRIVGVNWDRTEEAPGGEFFRESPETMSHQLARLDRSRRARDPRRVDKALEALRQAAAGGESLMPHFLEAAAARATIGEMVTRLREVFGEFREPVVF from the coding sequence ATGACGACACCGGAGGACGACGCCCGCACCCGCTGGCTCGCCGACCTTGGCGAGGTGAGCCCCGCCGCCACCCACGCGGGACTGCCGCTCGACCCGTGCTACTTCCCCGCGGCCCTCACGCCGGAGTACGGGGAGCGCCTCGGCGTCCCGGGCGCCTTCCCGCTCACGCGCGGCATCTATCCCGGGATGTTCCGGAACCGGCTCTGGACCATCCGGCAGTACTCGGGCTTCGGCACCCCGGAGGAGACGAACGCGCGCTACCGCTTCCTCCTGGAGCACGGGCAGACGGGCCTGTCGGTGGCCTTCGACCTGCCGACCCAGATGGGGCTCGACTCCGACGACCCGCGCGCGCAGGGCGAGGTGGGCAGGGTGGGCGTCGCCATCGACACGGTGGACGACCTGGCCGCGGTCTTCGAGAGCATCCCGCTGGACCGCATCAGCGTGTCCTTCACCATCAACGCCACCGCGGCCATCCTGCTGGCCATGTACGTCGTCGTGGCGCAGGAACGGGGGCTCGCCCCGCGCCGCCTCACGGGCACCGTCCAGAACGACATCCTCAAGGAGTACGTCGCCCGCGGCACCTGGAACTTCCCCGTGCGGCCGGCCCTCCGGATGATCGCCGACAGCATCGAGTTCGCCTCGCGCGAGCTGCCCCGCTTCAACCCCATCTCCATCGCGGGCGCCCACTTCAGGGACGCGGGGGGGACGGCGGTGCAGGAGGCGGCCTTCACGCTGGCCGATGCCATCGCCTACGTCGAGCACGTCACCCGTCGCGGCCTCGCGGTGGATGCCTTCGCGCCGCGGCTCTCCTTCTACTTCTACACGCACTCGGACCTCTTCGAGGAGGTCGCCAAGTACCGCGCCATGCGCCGGCTCTGGGCCCGCCTCATGCGCGACCGCTTCGGCGCGCGCGACCCGCGCGCGTGGCACTTCCGCTTCGGCGTCGTGTGCGGGGGCAGCACGCTCACGCAGCAGGAGCCCCTCAACAACGTGGTGCGCGTCGCCTACCAGGCGCTGGCCTCCGTGCTGGGCGGCGCCCAGACCATCTTCACCTGCGCGTGGGACGAGGCCATCGCCATCCCGACGGAGGCCTCGGCGCTCCTGGCGCTTCGCACGCAGCAGATCCTCGCGCAGGAGACGAACGTGCCGGCGGTGGTGGACCCGCTCGGCGGGGCCTACTTCCTGGAGGATCTCACGGACCGGATGGAGGCCGCCGTGGCCGCCAAGCTCGAGGCCATCGAGCGGGAAGGCGGGATGGTCGCCGCCGTCGAGGCCGGCCGGGTGCAGCAGGAGATCGCCGACAGCGCCTATCGCTGGCAGCGGGCCGTCGAGGCCGGGGACCGCCGCATCGTCGGCGTCAACTGGGACCGCACGGAGGAGGCCCCGGGGGGCGAGTTCTTCCGCGAGAGCCCGGAGACCATGAGCCACCAGCTGGCGCGGCTCGACCGCAGCCGGCGCGCGCGCGACCCACGGCGCGTCGACAAGGCGCTGGAGGCCCTCCGCCAGGCAGCCGCGGGAGGGGAGAGCCTGATGCCTCACTTCCTCGAGGCCGCCGCCGCGCGCGCGACGATCGGTGAGATGGTGACGCGGCTCCGGGAGGTGTTCGGGGAATTCCGCGAGCCGGTCGTCTTCTGA
- a CDS encoding FAD-dependent oxidoreductase: MRERDAELVVVGGGLAGIAAALEAAEAGIRVLLLEKMDETGGSSAMSSACLAFAGTDLQRAQGIEDSDELLFRDLREVGGFENDERIVGAYVVHQRDTYEWLRRKGAEFSPVIEASSGQSVPRVHTTDPAGLVRLLERLGRETGRVEVLTGVAARRLRRGAPDGRVDGVIAERGGEGLAITSRRGVILTCGGFGRNAELIHRFAPGYERAILIGGEGNVGDGLKMAWALGADVRDMAYIKGTFGKHPVDTTTVHACLAVYKGAIAVSQEGRRFVDESISYKLLGDACLRQPGGCAYQILDEGIFEQGENAMRLFDFERRLAAGLMLRAERLEELAAMIEVPPDALCRTVADYNRGVAAGHDPDFGRRHLVHRHGALRRIERPPFYAYPSATAIFGTYCGLCVDPAMRVLDVFGEPIAGLLAAGEIVGGLHGSAYMTGSALGKAAIFGRIAARTAAAGA; the protein is encoded by the coding sequence ATGCGAGAGCGCGACGCAGAGCTGGTCGTGGTGGGCGGAGGCCTGGCCGGTATCGCCGCCGCGCTCGAGGCGGCGGAGGCGGGGATCCGCGTGCTCCTGCTCGAGAAGATGGACGAGACCGGCGGCTCATCGGCCATGAGCTCGGCCTGTCTGGCGTTCGCGGGAACCGACCTGCAGCGGGCGCAGGGCATCGAGGATTCCGACGAGCTTCTCTTCCGGGACCTCCGCGAGGTCGGAGGCTTCGAGAACGACGAGCGCATCGTCGGCGCCTACGTTGTCCACCAGCGCGACACCTACGAGTGGCTGCGGCGAAAAGGGGCGGAGTTCAGCCCGGTCATCGAGGCCTCTTCGGGCCAGTCGGTGCCGCGCGTGCACACGACCGATCCCGCCGGGCTCGTGCGCCTCCTGGAGCGGCTGGGCCGGGAGACCGGGCGTGTGGAGGTCCTCACGGGCGTTGCGGCGCGCCGGCTGCGGCGGGGCGCGCCCGACGGGCGAGTCGACGGGGTGATCGCCGAGCGTGGGGGCGAGGGCCTCGCCATCACGAGCCGGCGCGGAGTCATCTTGACCTGCGGCGGGTTCGGCCGGAACGCGGAGCTGATCCACCGCTTCGCGCCGGGGTACGAGCGGGCGATCCTCATCGGTGGCGAGGGGAATGTCGGGGATGGGCTGAAGATGGCGTGGGCGCTCGGCGCCGACGTCCGCGACATGGCCTACATCAAGGGCACGTTCGGCAAGCACCCCGTCGACACCACCACCGTGCATGCGTGCCTGGCCGTCTACAAGGGGGCCATCGCGGTCAGCCAGGAGGGCCGGCGCTTCGTCGACGAGTCGATCTCCTACAAGCTGCTCGGCGATGCCTGCCTCCGGCAGCCCGGCGGCTGCGCCTACCAGATCCTCGACGAGGGCATCTTCGAGCAGGGCGAGAACGCCATGCGCCTCTTCGACTTCGAGCGGCGGCTCGCGGCGGGCCTGATGCTCAGGGCCGAGCGCCTGGAGGAGCTGGCGGCGATGATCGAGGTGCCGCCGGACGCCCTCTGCCGCACGGTGGCCGACTACAACCGCGGCGTCGCGGCCGGGCACGACCCGGACTTCGGTCGCAGGCACCTCGTCCACAGGCACGGAGCGCTGCGCCGCATCGAGCGGCCGCCCTTCTACGCCTACCCCTCGGCGACGGCGATCTTCGGCACCTACTGCGGTCTCTGCGTCGACCCGGCCATGCGGGTCCTCGACGTCTTCGGCGAGCCCATCGCGGGCCTCCTCGCCGCCGGGGAGATCGTCGGCGGCCTGCACGGCAGCGCCTACATGACCGGTTCGGCACTCGGCAAGGCCGCCATCTTCGGCCGCATCGCCGCGCGGACGGCGGCGGCGGGGGCGTGA
- a CDS encoding patatin-like phospholipase family protein, with protein MKIRRRSESQPGVTDRPKAPEPSPVETLNTSTLMKSAGTRPPGPPGLPLPLPPTDPLAELAPLVLLGRVIGWIWTLGWATVIGLILLLGLLGMVVASDQASAWVTAALVVAAALVLVGGSALHTMPALRVPLAIVGGALLAVLVGGLVLAVYWRTTGPGFLGAALSALGMVLLGALRLLLAERVTLFQWLPARLERGLAGLSRPPTPSPPPARDPARGGVLSGAGLVLGAILVAWLALSVAREVALPWTRRSLEPSAGELGAELERRRQLAGASDRVVAVTLSGGGYRAAATHAGVLWMLDEAGIPIHALSTVSGGSIVGAAYATGWAPERFKAHLSAARPGLADDLLDLFAMARRLAFPTSGSGDTYARHFDDVYFRGRTLAQTGPPTLIVNTTAYRDGARVAFWTEGVHDICDAVGIPSSRTAPAGPLALGRLVAASGAFPVAFEPVSIGGGRYVDGGLVDNLGVEGLREYLARATPARYPDLLIMSDLGAEPKPPAARYKPSALQMTAHGWDLSSRAIQEWIFRTYTGGQFRRDEPRRQVQPYVLERRRAWVQAPAGETRVFVLSPTSCAERCSLSAPEDVALVDKVASLDTLRELDSDEVEAAFWAGARLTWHHLPEICRAAGKPRCRESLAEPPRPAAAVSPPSVPAGASRCRPCS; from the coding sequence ATGAAGATCAGGCGCCGTTCCGAGAGCCAGCCCGGGGTCACGGACCGGCCGAAGGCCCCGGAGCCCTCGCCCGTCGAGACCCTGAACACGTCGACGCTGATGAAGTCAGCCGGGACGCGCCCCCCCGGCCCGCCTGGCCTGCCCCTCCCTCTGCCGCCAACCGACCCGTTGGCGGAGCTCGCACCGCTGGTCCTTCTGGGCAGGGTGATCGGCTGGATCTGGACACTGGGATGGGCGACGGTGATCGGCTTGATCCTGCTCCTCGGGCTTCTCGGCATGGTGGTCGCGTCCGATCAAGCGAGCGCGTGGGTCACCGCCGCGCTGGTGGTGGCCGCGGCTCTGGTGCTCGTCGGCGGGAGCGCACTGCACACGATGCCCGCGCTCAGGGTTCCGCTGGCCATCGTCGGGGGCGCGCTCCTGGCGGTACTCGTGGGCGGCCTCGTGCTCGCGGTCTACTGGCGGACCACGGGGCCGGGTTTCCTGGGGGCGGCCCTGAGCGCTCTCGGCATGGTGCTGCTGGGGGCGCTTCGCCTCCTGCTCGCGGAGCGGGTGACGCTCTTTCAGTGGCTCCCCGCGCGACTCGAGCGCGGACTCGCGGGGCTCTCCCGGCCACCCACGCCGTCGCCTCCGCCGGCCCGCGATCCAGCGCGTGGGGGAGTCCTGTCCGGCGCCGGGCTGGTCCTGGGGGCCATCCTCGTGGCGTGGCTCGCGCTATCGGTCGCGCGCGAGGTGGCCTTGCCCTGGACCCGCCGGTCGCTCGAGCCGTCCGCCGGCGAGCTCGGCGCCGAGCTCGAGCGCCGGCGGCAGCTCGCCGGCGCGTCCGACCGTGTCGTCGCCGTCACGCTGTCCGGCGGAGGGTATCGCGCCGCGGCCACACACGCCGGCGTGCTCTGGATGCTCGACGAGGCGGGCATCCCGATTCATGCGCTCTCCACGGTGTCGGGGGGCTCCATCGTTGGCGCGGCCTACGCCACCGGCTGGGCTCCGGAGCGGTTCAAGGCCCACCTGAGCGCGGCCAGACCTGGCCTGGCGGACGACTTGCTCGATCTGTTCGCGATGGCACGACGACTGGCCTTCCCGACGTCGGGAAGCGGCGATACCTACGCCCGGCACTTCGACGACGTCTACTTCCGCGGCCGGACGCTGGCGCAGACGGGGCCGCCCACGCTGATCGTCAACACGACCGCGTACCGGGACGGGGCGCGCGTGGCCTTCTGGACGGAGGGGGTGCACGATATCTGCGACGCGGTGGGCATCCCGAGCAGCCGCACGGCCCCCGCGGGGCCGCTCGCGCTCGGCCGGCTCGTGGCCGCCTCCGGGGCCTTCCCCGTCGCCTTCGAGCCGGTATCCATCGGCGGGGGTCGGTACGTGGACGGAGGACTCGTCGACAACCTCGGCGTGGAAGGGCTGAGGGAGTACCTCGCGCGCGCCACGCCGGCGCGGTATCCCGACCTCCTGATCATGTCGGACCTGGGTGCCGAACCCAAGCCGCCAGCGGCCCGCTACAAGCCCTCGGCGCTGCAGATGACCGCGCACGGGTGGGACCTGTCGTCACGGGCCATCCAGGAATGGATCTTCCGCACCTACACGGGGGGCCAGTTCCGACGCGACGAGCCGCGGCGCCAGGTCCAGCCGTATGTGCTGGAGCGCCGCCGGGCCTGGGTTCAGGCTCCGGCGGGCGAGACCCGCGTCTTCGTTCTGAGCCCGACGTCGTGCGCGGAGCGCTGCTCGCTCTCGGCCCCGGAGGACGTCGCCCTCGTCGACAAGGTCGCGAGTCTCGACACCCTGCGCGAGCTCGACAGCGACGAGGTCGAGGCGGCGTTCTGGGCCGGGGCGCGCCTGACCTGGCACCACTTGCCCGAGATCTGCCGGGCAGCCGGCAAACCCCGATGCCGGGAGTCGCTCGCCGAGCCCCCGCGGCCCGCGGCGGCGGTTTCGCCTCCTTCCGTGCCAGCCGGCGCCAGCCGATGCCGCCCGTGCTCCTGA
- a CDS encoding HD domain-containing protein, with amino-acid sequence MQGIDTYQGRGLIADPIHRYILYTRPDGIPGESTEQDLIDSPWMQRLRRVPQLQSARWVYPAAEHSRFQHSLGAMHLAGRFAQQLHPSLKAEFPDAPSAALLEELLRMAGLLHDVGHGPFGHFFDDNFLADFGLTHEKVGQRIIREELGDLLRALTRSPSGRFEPGEVIDPAWICYLMGKTFSLPEAEHPRWLGHLKPLLSGIYTADNMDYVLRDSYMCGVAVGPIDVDRIIYYSFCSDKGLTLDRGGIQAFVMFLNARFYMYSNVYYHRTTRGIDLHLKEIFRDTMRLAFPHDIHKDLAPYLRMTEWTLLEEVARWPDAEDPERRALGLEWRRVLERRLKWRMSHEVVLDIFEPRRGQGFMKAEELEGLVREYLPPALRAFPFKIDMAQQDPRPLNPIGMQDRQIYVYDSAARSVSAEPLKELLKYLPGKVAQCRIFAATHEHDRHLAVALERALTEDRPAHPTNL; translated from the coding sequence ATGCAGGGCATCGATACCTACCAGGGGCGCGGGCTCATCGCCGACCCCATCCACCGCTACATCCTCTACACGCGTCCGGACGGGATCCCCGGGGAGAGCACGGAGCAGGACCTCATCGACTCGCCGTGGATGCAGCGCCTCCGGCGCGTGCCGCAGCTGCAGTCGGCGCGCTGGGTCTACCCGGCGGCCGAGCACAGCCGCTTCCAGCATTCCCTGGGCGCCATGCACCTGGCCGGTCGCTTCGCGCAGCAGCTGCACCCCTCGCTGAAGGCCGAGTTCCCCGACGCCCCCTCGGCGGCCCTGCTGGAGGAGCTCCTGCGCATGGCCGGGCTCCTGCACGACGTGGGGCACGGGCCCTTCGGCCACTTTTTCGACGACAACTTCCTCGCCGACTTCGGCCTGACCCACGAGAAGGTCGGGCAGCGCATCATCCGCGAGGAGCTGGGCGACCTGCTGCGGGCGCTCACGCGCAGCCCCTCGGGCCGCTTCGAGCCGGGCGAGGTCATCGACCCCGCCTGGATCTGCTACCTGATGGGCAAGACCTTCTCCCTGCCCGAGGCCGAGCACCCCCGCTGGCTTGGCCACCTCAAGCCGCTGCTCTCCGGGATCTACACCGCCGACAACATGGACTACGTCCTCCGCGACTCGTACATGTGCGGGGTCGCCGTGGGCCCCATCGACGTGGACCGGATCATCTACTACTCGTTCTGCAGCGACAAGGGGCTCACGCTCGACCGCGGCGGCATCCAGGCCTTCGTCATGTTCCTCAACGCGCGGTTCTACATGTACAGCAACGTCTACTACCACCGCACGACCCGCGGCATCGACCTGCACCTGAAGGAGATCTTCCGGGACACCATGCGGCTGGCGTTTCCCCACGACATCCACAAGGATCTCGCCCCCTACCTGCGCATGACGGAGTGGACCCTCCTCGAGGAGGTGGCGCGCTGGCCCGACGCCGAGGACCCCGAGCGACGGGCGCTGGGGCTCGAGTGGCGACGGGTGCTGGAGCGGCGGCTCAAGTGGCGCATGTCCCACGAGGTCGTGCTCGATATCTTCGAGCCGCGCCGCGGTCAGGGGTTCATGAAGGCCGAGGAGCTGGAGGGCCTGGTGCGCGAGTACCTGCCGCCGGCCCTCCGGGCCTTCCCGTTCAAGATCGACATGGCGCAGCAGGACCCGCGCCCGCTCAACCCGATCGGGATGCAGGACCGGCAGATCTACGTCTACGACTCGGCGGCCCGGAGCGTCTCGGCCGAGCCGCTGAAGGAGCTCCTGAAGTACCTGCCGGGGAAGGTCGCGCAGTGCCGGATCTTCGCCGCCACCCACGAGCACGATCGGCACCTGGCCGTCGCGCTGGAGCGGGCGCTCACCGAAGACCGCCCCGCCCACCCCACCAACCTGTAG
- a CDS encoding serine protease: protein MRRPVAFLLALLGLPAVLMAAPTGSERRPEPSAVPGLPAFARAAAPAVVGLRVQVPGDRPSAATLGVHRSGSAVIFDPAGLAITVSYLLLDAEHITVALQDGRRVPGRLVGLDLEAGLGVIKLAWPGPWPAAPLGDSTAMAAGDRTVTLGITGGDELVATHGRVVEIRRYSAPWEYLLDRAFIVSPANPAFGGAALVGSSGRIVGVTSLRLGEGALVNLAIPIEKFLASKDELLARGRVESRRPRPWLGLVTETREGGGVVVQGVSPVGPAAPAGFRPGDLLVTVGGRRVSSQEEFYARLWEHRVGEPVDIVIERAGRRQTITVRPADRYRVYRTTEK from the coding sequence ATGCGACGCCCCGTCGCATTCCTCCTCGCGCTGCTCGGACTGCCCGCGGTGCTCATGGCCGCCCCCACGGGCTCCGAGCGCCGCCCCGAGCCCTCGGCCGTGCCGGGGTTGCCCGCCTTCGCCCGCGCCGCGGCACCCGCCGTGGTGGGCCTGCGCGTGCAGGTGCCCGGCGACCGCCCGTCGGCGGCCACGCTCGGAGTCCACCGCTCCGGCAGCGCGGTGATCTTCGACCCGGCCGGCCTCGCCATCACGGTGAGCTATCTGCTCCTCGACGCCGAGCACATCACCGTGGCGCTCCAGGATGGCCGCAGGGTCCCGGGGCGCCTCGTGGGGCTCGATCTCGAGGCGGGGCTGGGCGTGATCAAGCTCGCCTGGCCCGGCCCGTGGCCGGCGGCGCCCCTCGGCGACTCCACCGCCATGGCCGCCGGGGACCGCACGGTGACCCTGGGCATCACCGGCGGGGACGAGCTGGTGGCCACCCATGGGCGGGTGGTCGAGATCCGGCGCTACTCGGCGCCGTGGGAGTACCTGCTCGACCGCGCCTTCATCGTCTCGCCGGCCAACCCGGCCTTCGGCGGCGCCGCGCTGGTCGGGTCCTCTGGCCGGATCGTGGGGGTCACCTCGCTCCGGCTGGGCGAGGGCGCGCTCGTGAACCTGGCGATCCCGATCGAGAAGTTCCTGGCCAGCAAGGACGAGCTCCTGGCGCGCGGCCGGGTGGAGAGCCGCCGGCCGCGGCCCTGGCTCGGGCTGGTGACCGAGACCCGGGAGGGCGGCGGCGTGGTGGTGCAGGGCGTCTCCCCGGTCGGCCCCGCCGCGCCGGCGGGCTTCCGTCCCGGCGACCTGCTCGTGACGGTGGGGGGCCGGCGCGTGTCCAGCCAGGAGGAGTTCTACGCGCGGCTGTGGGAGCACCGCGTGGGCGAGCCGGTCGACATCGTGATCGAGCGCGCCGGGCGGCGCCAGACGATCACGGTGCGCCCGGCGGACCGGTACCGCGTCTACCGGACCACGGAGAAGTAG